From the genome of Hydrogenophilus thermoluteolus, one region includes:
- a CDS encoding GGDEF domain-containing protein, which produces MLLKHPTELAKETLLRLAEKRLPPTPEHFTRMYCALAGIPEPIPERFQKLLDLPWNDLVRRLIAAWELPHREWTTEMKRRSLERVLATKNPERLFERLSNLVEAWKRAPTRDADFVGENESEANAPEVAPPTPAPLPESGRSAELEPPSRETVVPSYGTDSARDDAAVLIAELVHLLDVILRNIVLFTPHPEWLTGQIELLRQALPESPQSQADLGRLREAEFRLEATLNRQAEIVTARRAAEAELKSLIAHFLDEIAGVTNLSADYQKELEAAADIIEKASDLAEVSPLLQRLLLDTRAMHQEMSRSHRELAAAKAQAEQADARVKALEAQIAALSAQVARDPLTGLLNRRGLEESFAREANRAQRLGSPLCAALLDIDNFKQLNDTLGHQAGDEALVYLARMARTHLRAQDIVGRYGGEEFVLLLPDTPLDQAAEVIRRLQRALTRELFFYGDNHRVITFSAGVTPVLPGEALETVLARADAAMYEAKRSGKNRVIVKKP; this is translated from the coding sequence ATGCTCCTGAAGCACCCCACCGAACTCGCTAAAGAAACGCTCCTCAGACTAGCCGAAAAGCGCCTACCGCCCACGCCTGAGCATTTTACTCGGATGTACTGTGCGCTTGCGGGCATTCCTGAGCCCATACCTGAGCGGTTCCAAAAGCTCTTGGATCTCCCCTGGAACGATCTTGTCCGCCGTCTGATCGCCGCCTGGGAGCTGCCCCACCGCGAGTGGACCACAGAGATGAAGCGCCGATCGCTGGAGCGGGTGCTCGCCACCAAAAACCCCGAACGGCTTTTCGAGCGGCTCAGTAACCTGGTAGAAGCGTGGAAACGGGCGCCCACCCGCGATGCCGATTTTGTCGGTGAAAACGAGTCCGAAGCGAACGCGCCAGAAGTCGCTCCGCCTACCCCCGCTCCACTTCCGGAATCCGGGCGATCTGCTGAACTCGAACCCCCTTCGCGCGAAACCGTGGTTCCTTCGTATGGCACTGATTCGGCTCGTGACGACGCCGCCGTTCTGATCGCCGAACTGGTCCATCTCCTTGACGTGATTCTGCGCAATATCGTGCTTTTCACTCCCCATCCGGAGTGGCTCACCGGACAGATCGAACTGCTGCGTCAAGCCCTCCCCGAAAGCCCCCAATCGCAAGCTGACCTTGGGCGATTGCGCGAAGCTGAATTTCGCCTGGAAGCCACGCTCAATCGTCAGGCTGAGATCGTTACCGCGCGCCGTGCTGCAGAAGCGGAACTCAAGTCGCTTATCGCCCATTTTCTCGACGAAATCGCCGGCGTGACCAATCTTTCCGCCGATTATCAGAAAGAGTTGGAAGCAGCCGCCGATATCATCGAAAAGGCATCGGACCTGGCTGAAGTCTCGCCGCTGCTGCAACGGCTTCTCCTAGACACACGGGCAATGCATCAGGAGATGAGCCGCTCGCACCGTGAATTGGCTGCGGCGAAAGCCCAGGCCGAGCAAGCGGACGCGCGGGTCAAAGCGCTGGAAGCACAAATTGCCGCATTAAGTGCGCAAGTGGCCCGCGACCCGCTTACGGGGCTTCTGAACCGGCGTGGTCTGGAGGAGAGTTTCGCGCGCGAAGCGAATCGAGCCCAACGGTTGGGTTCGCCCCTCTGCGCGGCACTTTTGGACATCGACAATTTCAAGCAACTCAATGATACATTGGGACACCAAGCGGGCGACGAGGCGCTCGTCTATCTGGCCCGGATGGCGCGTACCCATTTGCGCGCGCAAGATATCGTCGGTCGATACGGTGGTGAAGAGTTCGTCTTGCTGCTTCCCGATACCCCGCTCGACCAGGCCGCCGAGGTCATCCGGCGTCTGCAACGCGCGCTCACCCGCGAACTCTTCTTCTACGGCGACAACCACCGCGTGATCACCTTCAGCGCGGGCGTCACTCCTGTTTTGCCGGGCGAAGCGTTAGAGACGGTGCTTGCGCGTGCCGACGCCGCGATGTACGAAGCCAAACGCAGCGGCAAGAACCGTGTCATCGTCAAAAAACCCTAA